TAGAAATGCATCGGGCGATCGCAAGTCACTGGGCAACTCGCTCCACTCTCGACCTAGCACCGCTTGACCCACATGCAGATTCAGGGCTGTAAAGGGCAGAGTAGTCACCGGGTTAGTCAACCAGGTGCCTGCTGCGGCGGCTAACTTATTACTGCGAAACAACGCTGCTGTGAGGATGGCAGTTGCCATCTGCAACCCTGGTAAGGGAAACATGCCCCAAAACACCCCAAACGCAAAACCACGGGAAATTTCGTTGGGAGTCGCTCTCAAGCGAAGGAACCGCAACCAGAGATAGTTCAGCCCTCGTTTCCACTTCGCTTGACTTGTTTTCATCGACCTGCCCATAGGCTTGCCGATCCGCCGTCTAAAAGACTCTGAATTTGCCACAACCGCTTCATTTTGTCTGGTTCATCTACGTTATACGGTTATAACAAACCTACATTAAGAGATTGCTCCCCCTTACGTTAATGAATTTGACTGATAGCGATCGCCAGATGATTCGGTCTGTCATCACCCAACAACTCGAAGCCTTTCAACAAGATGACTCAGTAGGTGCATTTGCCTGTGCTAGCCCCGGCATTCAAACACAGTTTGACAACCCTGAGAAATTTATGGCGATGGTCAAGCTCAACTACGAGGCAGTCTATCGTCCCCGCTCCGTCTTGTTTGAGACAATTGCTGAGGTCGAAGGCTATCCTGCCCAAAAAGTGCTCCTGATGACCCCAAACGGAACTCTGCTGAGAGCCGTTTACCTCATGCAACAACAACCTGACGATAGTTGGCGCATTCATGGCTGTCTTCTGATGCCCATGGAGGAGTCATTTGGTTTGTGAGCGATGCGGTTACGCTCGCTGGGGGTATCACTCTTTAAAGTTCCGTCAAGTTCAGGTTTGTTTTCTTCTGTTTGCCCTCGCTGACAGGGTATATTCAACCCCATGCCTATTCCTCATACCCTCAGTCCGTGATGCCCAAACCCCGCTCAACTACTCCGACTCACACCAAAATTTTGGTCGTTCTCAACGGCAAAGGAGGGGTTGGAAAAACTACAACCGCTATTAACCTGGCGGCAACGTTTGCTGAAAAAAATTCAGTCTTGCTCGTCGATGCTGACCCTCAAGGCTCTGCAACCTGGTGGGTAGAGCGCAGTAGCGAGAGGATGGGGTTCGACCTGGCACAGGAAACCGATCCAACTGTTTTAGATCGCCTCCGTACGGTCAAAGACTATACACTAGTGATAGTAGACACACCCCCTGCTTTAGCATCGGATGCGCTAGCCGCAGTAATACCTGCGGCTGACTATCTGGTTCTACCTACCCCCCCTGCCCCAATGGACTTAGCAGCCCTGATTGAAACTGTTAAAGTGGCGGTTATACCCGTGGGCGTTGCCTATCGAGTCCTGCTGACGCGAGTCGATCCGCGCAGTTTGAATGAGGCATTAGAAGCACAAAATACCTTAATGGAATTGGGGATTCCAGCCTGTAATGCCTTTGTACGTGCTTACAAAGCTCACGAACGAGCCGCTCTTGAGGGATTAGCTATTTCACAGTGGCGAGGAAAAAATGCACGGGAGGCGGAAGCAGACTACCGCCGTATCGCAGATGAAATCCAACGGGATTGGAGGACGAAATGACTAAAAAGCGATTGTCAGACTTGCTACGCCAAGAGGCACAAAAATCTTTAGAAGATGAGAAACCTGTAGAACAGGTCACTCCTGAGGCTGCAAAACAACCCACAACGACCAATCGACGCAAAGCACCTCAAACCAAATCGGCAGCTGCCAGTAAAACAACTCAATCGGCAGTTGTTGCCTCTGATCCTGCCTCCGCAGACACCAAACAACAACAGGACAGCTTGATTGCTGAGCTAAAAGAAGCGATCGCCACTCTCCAGACATCCCTCAACACGGCTCAACAGACTGAAGGTGCATTGCGCCAGGAAATTACAGATCTAGAAGCTGCTCTACAACAGCAACGGGAACTCGTTCAGGTCTTAAAGGCAGACCTGAAGCAAGCCGATCAAAATCGGGCTGAGTTAGAAGAAACAAAACACTTGATTGTGACTCTGTCTGACAACAACCTCAAATTGAAGCAGGAGTTAGACACGCTCAAACAAAGCACGACCGCGATCGCTCCTGCTAACTCTGTCCATTTAGAACTCCGCCGAATCCTGGAACACCCTGTGCAAAAGGAACAACCCTCACCCAGCTTCACCGATG
This portion of the Oscillatoria sp. FACHB-1407 genome encodes:
- a CDS encoding DUF2062 domain-containing protein, with the translated sequence MKTSQAKWKRGLNYLWLRFLRLRATPNEISRGFAFGVFWGMFPLPGLQMATAILTAALFRSNKLAAAAGTWLTNPVTTLPFTALNLHVGQAVLGREWSELPSDLRSPDAFLALGSEMITSYLMGCFVVGLVAATISYLIGVPLVSLLQQRMQQRKLRRHRLKSSHAAEHLASRPLKSESLRSGASRSANEGSHHYPP
- a CDS encoding DUF4864 domain-containing protein, whose translation is MNLTDSDRQMIRSVITQQLEAFQQDDSVGAFACASPGIQTQFDNPEKFMAMVKLNYEAVYRPRSVLFETIAEVEGYPAQKVLLMTPNGTLLRAVYLMQQQPDDSWRIHGCLLMPMEESFGL
- a CDS encoding ParA family protein produces the protein MPKPRSTTPTHTKILVVLNGKGGVGKTTTAINLAATFAEKNSVLLVDADPQGSATWWVERSSERMGFDLAQETDPTVLDRLRTVKDYTLVIVDTPPALASDALAAVIPAADYLVLPTPPAPMDLAALIETVKVAVIPVGVAYRVLLTRVDPRSLNEALEAQNTLMELGIPACNAFVRAYKAHERAALEGLAISQWRGKNAREAEADYRRIADEIQRDWRTK